Proteins from a single region of Mustela erminea isolate mMusErm1 chromosome X, mMusErm1.Pri, whole genome shotgun sequence:
- the LOC116582239 gene encoding 40S ribosomal protein SA-like, with protein sequence MQPLGLLVITDPRADHQPLTEYSRNTGRRAMLKFAAATGATPVAGCFTPGTFTNQIHAAFREPRLLVVTDPRADHQPLTETSYVNLPTIALCNTDSPLRYVDIVIPCNNRGARFVGLLWWMLAREVLRLRGTISHEHPWEVMPDLYFYRDSEETEKEEQAGAEKAVTKEELQGEWMAPAPEFTATQPEVADWSEVAQVPSVSAQQFPLKTGAPTARATEWVGTTTEWS encoded by the coding sequence ATGCAACCTCTTGGACTTCTGGTGATTACTGATCCCAGGGCTGACCACCAGCCTCTCACAGAATACTCCAGGAATACTGGCCGGAGAGCTATGCTGAAATTTGCTGCTGCTACTGGAGCCACTCCTGTTGCCGGCTGCTTCACTCCTGGAACATTCACTAACCAGATCCATGCAGCCTTCCGAGAGCCCAGACTTCTCGTGGTTACTGATCCCAGGGCTGACCACCAACCTCTCACAGAGACGTCTTATGTTAACCTGCCGACCATTGCTCTGTGTAACACAGACTCTCCTCTGCGCTATGTGGACATTGTCATCCCTTGCAACAACAGGGGAGCTCGCTTTGTGGGTCTGTTGTGGTGGATGCTGGCCAGGGAAGTTCTGCGCCTGCGTGGTACCATTTCCCATGAACACCCGTGGGAGGTCATGCCTGATCTCTACTTCTACAGAGATTCTGAAGAGACTGAAAAGGAAGAGCAGGCCGGTGCTGAAAAGGCTGTGACCAAGGAAGAACTCCAGGGTGAATGGATGGCTCCAGCTCCTGAGTTCACGGCTACTCAGCCTGAAGTTGCAGACTGGTCTGAAGTCGCGCAGGTGCCCTCTGTGTCTGCTCAGCAGTTCCCTCTGAAGACTGGAGCACCCACTGCTCGGGCCACTGAATGGGTTGGAACAACCACTGAGTGGTCTTAA